From one Novosphingobium sp. genomic stretch:
- a CDS encoding TonB-dependent receptor, whose product MKICVTGGAARSALALAMMAGWVNAARAEDAAAQPAKPDDTAEIVVTAQKRTERLQDIPVAAAVLSNSAIAQNHVSDLSDINRIVPSVEIKGTFNGRVPYGIRGISTNANEGAIGLTSGVSIQVDGVPVPADSFAANTITDVQQLEVLKGPQATLGGRTASAGVINFVTYAPSEITKFGFNAMLTDDGEHHMDVHGSGQILPGLTGSISAYYQHTPYPVYNTTLNEHSNADSKGGRIKLKWQITDALDAQVMGHYALSTSSGENFVPIYMTPGAYFFAQPVGLTQAVMYPGINVAYGNTQYASHTVMGSRYEDKDGSLVVNYHLGNGSVLTSTTSLFRENQDQTQDIFEANVNWATIFQNFLQGVGAIPAALNQPFNNTGHFYGYVNQTTEEVKLASDASKPFSYITGFFYSDMTVNQASFRNWTLNPLAKTNISTTQNYAIYGRGTAKLGEKMTLVAGLRYNWDKIGWNVTQYFDPANGIYGSGGYGQGGYAWNLKDSSSALVGDAAIQFKPTRDVMVYGSYTRGYKPRAFNTVHDFATPQTAPSAADLKFTTATKRETIDSFELGLKSSLLDRHLTFNLAAYYTKYNNYQAQLFDNSGLIAVLVLANADARTQGVEGDLTYVRGNTRFNLSGAYTDAKFTSFPGAVCYPGQTAAQGCNVAANSQDLTGKPLPSSPKFKLTGSVQQTVPLDRFNVLLGGNVSYRTSTNMQADQNPYTVQAGFALVDLSLGFQNKAQTASLTFFVNNLTNHMYYSNIEDFFASATSANLVIGQPARDSHRYFGGRLSVNF is encoded by the coding sequence ATGAAGATCTGTGTGACCGGGGGGGCAGCCCGATCGGCTCTGGCGCTGGCCATGATGGCCGGATGGGTGAATGCGGCGCGGGCCGAGGATGCGGCAGCTCAGCCGGCCAAGCCCGACGACACCGCCGAGATCGTGGTCACCGCCCAGAAGCGCACAGAGCGCCTGCAGGATATTCCCGTGGCCGCCGCCGTGTTGAGCAACAGCGCCATCGCCCAGAACCATGTCTCCGACCTGTCGGACATCAACCGCATCGTGCCCTCGGTGGAGATCAAGGGCACCTTCAACGGGCGCGTGCCCTATGGTATTCGCGGCATCTCGACCAATGCCAATGAGGGGGCGATCGGCCTGACCTCGGGCGTTTCCATTCAGGTCGATGGCGTGCCGGTGCCTGCCGACAGCTTTGCCGCCAACACCATCACAGACGTGCAGCAACTGGAAGTGCTGAAAGGCCCTCAGGCCACGCTGGGCGGGCGCACCGCCTCGGCAGGCGTGATCAATTTCGTGACTTATGCGCCCAGCGAGATCACCAAATTCGGCTTCAACGCCATGCTGACCGACGATGGCGAGCATCATATGGATGTCCATGGCTCGGGCCAGATCCTGCCCGGCCTCACCGGCAGCATCAGCGCCTATTACCAGCACACGCCCTATCCGGTCTATAACACCACGCTGAACGAGCATTCCAACGCTGACAGCAAGGGCGGGCGCATCAAGCTGAAATGGCAGATCACCGATGCGCTGGATGCGCAGGTGATGGGCCATTATGCGCTCTCGACCAGCAGCGGCGAGAATTTCGTGCCGATCTATATGACGCCGGGCGCTTATTTCTTCGCCCAGCCGGTGGGGCTGACCCAGGCGGTGATGTATCCGGGGATCAATGTCGCTTACGGCAACACGCAATATGCCTCTCATACGGTGATGGGATCGCGCTATGAGGACAAGGATGGTTCGCTGGTGGTGAACTATCATCTGGGCAATGGCTCGGTGCTGACCTCGACCACGTCGCTGTTCCGCGAAAATCAGGACCAGACGCAGGATATTTTCGAGGCCAATGTCAATTGGGCGACGATCTTCCAGAACTTCCTGCAGGGCGTGGGCGCGATCCCCGCCGCGCTGAACCAGCCCTTCAACAACACCGGCCATTTCTACGGTTATGTCAACCAGACCACCGAAGAGGTGAAGCTGGCATCGGATGCCTCAAAGCCTTTCAGCTACATCACCGGTTTCTTCTATTCGGACATGACGGTCAATCAGGCCAGCTTCCGCAACTGGACGCTCAATCCGCTGGCCAAGACCAACATTTCCACCACGCAGAACTATGCGATCTATGGCCGTGGCACCGCAAAGCTGGGCGAGAAGATGACGCTGGTGGCTGGTCTGCGGTACAATTGGGACAAGATCGGCTGGAACGTCACCCAATATTTCGATCCGGCCAATGGCATCTATGGCAGCGGCGGCTATGGGCAGGGCGGCTATGCGTGGAATCTGAAAGACAGTTCCTCGGCGCTGGTCGGCGATGCGGCGATCCAGTTCAAGCCGACGCGCGATGTGATGGTCTATGGCTCCTATACGCGGGGTTACAAGCCGCGTGCCTTCAACACGGTGCATGATTTTGCCACGCCTCAGACCGCGCCGAGTGCCGCCGATCTGAAATTCACCACGGCCACCAAGCGCGAGACGATCGACAGCTTCGAACTGGGCCTGAAATCCAGCCTGCTCGACCGGCATCTGACGTTCAATCTGGCGGCCTATTACACCAAGTACAACAACTATCAGGCCCAGCTTTTTGACAATTCCGGCCTGATCGCCGTGCTGGTGCTGGCCAATGCCGATGCGCGCACCCAAGGCGTGGAAGGCGATCTGACCTATGTGCGGGGCAACACGCGCTTCAACCTGTCAGGCGCCTACACCGATGCCAAATTTACCAGTTTTCCGGGTGCTGTGTGCTATCCGGGGCAGACGGCGGCGCAGGGCTGCAACGTCGCGGCCAACAGTCAGGATTTGACCGGCAAGCCGCTGCCCTCCTCGCCCAAGTTCAAGCTGACGGGCAGCGTGCAGCAGACCGTGCCTCTCGACAGGTTCAATGTGCTGCTGGGGGGCAATGTCTCCTATCGCACCAGCACCAACATGCAGGCCGACCAGAACCCCTATACGGTGCAGGCCGGCTTCGCGCTGGTCGATCTGTCGCTGGGTTTTCAGAACAAGGCGCAGACGGCCAGCCTGACCTTCTTCGTCAACAATCTGACCAACCACATGTATTACAGCAACATCGAGGATTTCTTCGCCAGCGCCACCTCGGCCAATCTGGTGATCGGCCAGCCCGCGCGGGATTCGCATCGCTATTTCGGCGGGCGCCTGTCGGTCAATTTCTGA
- a CDS encoding NAD-dependent epimerase/dehydratase family protein: protein MPIIVTGAGGFVGRQIVTRLIAQGRDVVGVDTVAGGIPQGARVVAGDLGDAGVRADALSQGCDAVIHLATVPGGAAEADPAASRRINVDAMYDLLLEAAAAGSVPRFAYASSIAVFGDPFPPQVDDATPLVPKMIYGGHKAMMEHAVAMFTARGLIEGISLRLPGILARPKGPSGMKSAFMSNLFHALKAGEVFTCPVSPEGTIWAESVAQVADNFIHALAVDTALLPPARAMTLPALRVTMGDLAAEIARQCGVSADLVSYEPDAALEAAFAAQPPITTAAADRAGFAHDGNLANLVSSALKTLA from the coding sequence ATGCCCATCATCGTCACCGGAGCCGGAGGTTTTGTCGGCCGACAGATCGTCACCCGCCTGATCGCGCAGGGACGCGATGTGGTGGGTGTGGACACGGTGGCAGGCGGCATCCCGCAGGGCGCGCGCGTGGTGGCGGGCGATCTGGGTGATGCCGGGGTGCGCGCCGATGCCCTGTCGCAGGGCTGCGACGCGGTGATCCATCTGGCCACCGTGCCGGGCGGCGCGGCGGAGGCCGACCCTGCTGCCTCGCGCCGGATCAATGTCGATGCGATGTATGATCTGCTGCTGGAGGCTGCGGCGGCAGGCTCCGTGCCGCGCTTTGCCTATGCCAGTTCGATTGCGGTGTTTGGCGATCCCTTTCCGCCTCAGGTGGATGACGCCACGCCTCTGGTGCCCAAGATGATCTATGGCGGCCACAAGGCGATGATGGAGCATGCCGTCGCCATGTTCACCGCGCGGGGACTGATCGAGGGCATCAGCCTGCGCCTGCCCGGCATTCTGGCGCGCCCGAAAGGCCCCTCCGGCATGAAGAGTGCCTTTATGAGCAATCTGTTCCACGCCCTGAAAGCCGGAGAGGTCTTTACCTGCCCGGTTTCGCCCGAGGGCACGATCTGGGCGGAATCGGTGGCGCAAGTGGCCGACAATTTCATCCATGCCCTCGCTGTGGACACCGCGCTTCTGCCCCCGGCGCGCGCCATGACCCTGCCTGCCCTGCGCGTAACCATGGGCGATCTGGCGGCAGAGATCGCCCGGCAATGCGGCGTCTCGGCCGATCTGGTGAGCTATGAACCCGATGCCGCGCTGGAAGCCGCCTTCGCCGCCCAGCCTCCCATCACCACGGCGGCGGCGGATCGGGCGGGCTTTGCGCATGATGGAAATCTTGCTAATCTCGTCTCCAGCGCGCTCAAGACGCTGGCATAA
- a CDS encoding LysR family transcriptional regulator, which yields MRFQRLDLNLLVALDALLSEKSVSLAADRLCLSQSATSSALGRLRDYFGDDLLVLKGRGMVLTARAEELIEPVRAVLEQIRTTVAIAPEFDPATADRQVRIMASDYSTQVLLASVLATLEREAPNLRFEIQPMGDNPIETLERGLIDLLLTIDFAISADHPSQVLFEDDYVVVGDAANPDLQGDITRERYFALGHVTARFGKSRTPAFDDWFVRRQKTQRRIEVVAPTFLSQAGLVIGTRRIATMHRRLANQIVPGFIGMGGGLVMREVPFDIPPIREAIQWHISNNNDRALRWVVERLAAHVQESTPPVESNVVPIAEARRDEIAVQFQQYQPGPRNN from the coding sequence ATGCGGTTCCAGCGACTGGACCTCAACCTGCTGGTGGCGCTCGACGCCCTGCTTTCGGAAAAGAGCGTCAGCCTGGCCGCCGACCGCCTCTGCCTGTCGCAATCGGCGACGAGCAGCGCGCTGGGCCGCCTGCGCGACTATTTTGGCGATGATCTTCTGGTGCTCAAGGGCCGGGGCATGGTGCTGACCGCCCGCGCCGAGGAACTGATCGAGCCAGTGCGCGCCGTGCTGGAGCAGATCCGCACCACCGTCGCCATCGCGCCCGAGTTCGATCCGGCCACGGCGGACCGGCAGGTGCGCATCATGGCCTCGGACTATTCCACGCAGGTGCTGTTGGCGAGCGTTCTGGCCACGCTGGAGCGCGAGGCGCCCAACCTGCGCTTCGAGATCCAGCCGATGGGCGACAATCCCATCGAGACCCTGGAGCGCGGGTTGATCGACCTGCTGTTGACCATCGATTTCGCGATCAGCGCCGATCATCCCAGCCAGGTGCTGTTCGAGGATGATTATGTGGTGGTGGGGGATGCCGCCAATCCTGATCTGCAAGGGGACATCACGCGCGAGCGCTATTTCGCCCTGGGCCACGTGACGGCGCGTTTCGGCAAGAGCCGTACCCCCGCCTTCGATGACTGGTTCGTGCGCCGCCAGAAGACCCAGCGCCGCATCGAGGTGGTGGCCCCCACGTTCCTGTCGCAGGCGGGGCTGGTGATCGGCACGCGGCGCATCGCCACGATGCATCGCCGTCTGGCCAACCAGATCGTCCCCGGATTTATTGGTATGGGAGGGGGGCTGGTGATGCGTGAGGTGCCCTTCGACATCCCGCCGATCCGCGAGGCGATCCAGTGGCATATCTCGAACAACAATGACCGGGCATTGCGCTGGGTGGTGGAGCGGCTGGCGGCTCACGTGCAGGAAAGCACACCGCCGGTCGAGAGCAATGTGGTGCCCATTGCCGAGGCCCGGCGGGACGAGATCGCGGTGCAGTTCCAGCAATACCAGCCCGGACCGCGCAACAACTGA